GAAGGACTAAGCGCGCCAACCGAGCTTGCTCCTGCGCGCGACCGCCTCGCGGGCATCCTGATCGCTCTCGCGGCGATGTGGCTGGTCTTCGACCAGCTTTGGCCGGTACGTACGATCACGGTGATGCGCCGCGGCTTCGCCTCTGTGCTTCGGCTTGGATCGGAGATCCTGACCCTGCTCGACTCAGGGAAAAACAAGGAAGAGATTCTTCGCGGTGCGGACATCCTTCGAGACAGGCTCGGCAAGACCGTGGCTGGACTGCGAAGCAGCAACACAGCGGTGCCTTACGACTTCAGCCCGGACCGTGAACGCCACATCCAGGAGGGCGACGCCATCCTTCGCGCCACCCTTACCGCAGCGGCTCTTTTCTGGAACGAGATCGCCATGCTTCACAGCCTCGAAGAGGAAGAGGTGCCCGTCGAACCGGGTCGCCGAGAGTTGCGGGACCATCTTGCCGCACGCATGATCGTCATGGCGGATCTGGTCGCGCAGCATTGTCCGGTCGCCCCGGAGACTTCGCCCCTGACTACGGATCCCATACTCCTGACGGACCCGGATCTCGGCGAATATACGCAACACCTGGTCGCGCGCCACGCGGAGTTGGAGAAGTTCGTGGCCGCACTGAATTAGCCGGCGATCAGCTATCCTGCGTGGACGGGGATGACCGAGGTGGCAAAGTTGCGTTGGCAGAATGATGTGAACAGCCGGAAGACGACCGAAGCAGGACTCGTATCGGGCCGAGCCTTCCTTTGCCTGTTGCTGGCCATGCTGGCCAACATCATCATTGCAAGAGGACAGCAAGGATCGACCGCGTTATTAACGCTGCCCAACATGCCTTTGCACGATCCGTGGATGCTCGCAAACGAAGCGGACAAGACCTACTACCTCTACACCTCCAATGTCCCTAAGCTCTCCGGCGTGAGCGTAGCTGGAACCATGGTGTACCGGAGCGTCGACCTCAAGCACTGGGAGCCTCCCGTCTTGGTCTTTCGCACCTCCGAGATGAGGTGGGCGCAGAGCGGAGCATGGGCTCCAGAAGTGCATCGCTGGAAGGGTAAGTACTATCTCTTCACGACGGTCTTCGATGACTCCAAACCTCTGCCGCCCGGTCGCAACGCCGTGCGCCCAGCCTACCGTCGCGGGACGATCAGCGCAGTGAGCGACAGCCCGCTCGGACCTTTCCATCCTGTGAACCCGGACGCGCCCCTGCCACCCTCGGACTTCATGACGCTGGACGGAACCCTCTATGTCGATCCCGTTGGAAAGCCGTGGCTCGTGTACGCCCATGAATGGCTGCAAAAGACGGATGGCACCATCGAAGCCGTACAGCTAACGGACGACCTTGCGAAGAGCGCAGCACCGCCCATCTTTCTCTTCAAGGCGTCTGACGCACCGTGGCTGGACAAGGACGTTGTCCCATCAACAGAGTCCAGCCAGTACGTCACGGATGGCCCTGAACTCTTCCGCACGCATGACGGCCACCTACTGATGTTGTGGTCAAGCTATTCGAACGATAGCAAGTACATTCAGACGATCGCGCGATCGAAGACGGGAGCGATCAACGGGCCGTGGGAGCAACTGGCCCCATTAGTCTACGAGGACAGCGGACACGGGATGCTCTTCCACGCCTTCGATGGGCAGCTGATGATGATCCTGCATCGGCCCTTCAAGAACGCGAGAGGAAAAGTCTACGACATGCAGGATGCCGGAGATCATCTGGAGATCGTGCGAGAGCGAACAGATCTAGATGCTCCATAACGACTCAAGGTACCGGAAAGATGCCGTACTTCGCGGCTAGAAACTCTCGCAGGTCTTGTGGGAGATAGAACGCGAGTTCCTGCCAGGTGAGTAGTTTGAGCCGGCACCGAAGTTCCGTGTAGATCACTGCCCGCATCACCTTAAACCACGTCTCTATCAGGTCAGGTCGTCGAGCATCGCAGAGTACACAGAATGAGCAGCCGAGAGCGTAGGCGGCAAGCGTACCCCGGATCAGCTGATAGCCGGCGTGTCTGCCGTCTCGCATGGGAAGCTCCGACACGTCGAAGACCGTCTCAAGGTCGCGATAGCGAGAGACAAGCTTAGGCGCTGCCCATTGAAAGTCCGACTCCGTTAGCTTGGCCTCGATCAGAAGGTCGCCAAGGCTCAGGTCCACCTCTGTCGCATCGCTCTTTGCTCGCTGCAAAGGAACTCGAGGCTTGAACCCAAACTCTGGCTCATCACTACCCTCCACATTCAATAAAGTTCGCAAACTTCTGCTCGCCATGGTTCCCGGATGGCAAAAGATGTTCATCAAGAGCGCATCGGAGCTGTTCGAACAATCCAGCTCCTTCCATTGCCAGTTGGAACGCGGCTTCATTCGTTTCGAAGCGGTATGGACCTTCTCCAGGCGCTTCGCCCAATCCGCGCGCTGAAGGATTGCGGCGTAAGCATCCGGGTGAAAGTTTCCATGCCGTCCGTGCTCATCCTGCCCGAAGAGGATGCTGGGAACCTGCCCATCCGTCCGCTCGTGCAGATGGCCGCTCAGGACGGCAAGCCGCAGGCTGCGAAGGCTCAGTTCACTCCGCAGACTTAGCCCGGCGGGAATCACGATTTCAGTTTGATCGGCGCACAACATAGCTCCTATAATAGGCGAAGATTTGGCGAATTCGATTTGGGTTGATCAAGAGTCAGATCGAGAGTCTATGATCGAGCCGCCGCCACCTCGCAAGATCGTTCACGTCGATATGGACGCCTTCTACGCGTCGGTCGAACAACGCGACAATCCCGAGCTTCGAGGTCGTCCGGTCGTGGTCGCATGGCGTGGTTCTCGGTCAGTGGTGTGCGCGGCTTCGTATGAAGCGCGTAAGTTCGGCGTGCGGTCCGCGATGCCGGCAGTGCGGGCCGAGAGGCTCTGTCCAGAAGCCGTCTTCATCCCGCCTGACTTCGTCCGCTACAAGGCGGTATCAAAGGCGGTGCGGCAGATCTTCGAGCGCCACACCGATCTGATTGAGCCTTTGTCGCTCGACGAAGCTTACCTCGATGTGACGGAGAACAAGCTTGGGCTTGCAACCGCAACCCGGGTTGCTAAAAGGATCCGGCAGGAGATTCGCGAGGAGCTGAACCTGACTGCCTCTGCCGGGGTCGCGCCCAACAAGTTTCTTGCCAAGATTGCCTCCGACTGGAGGAAGCCGGATGGCCTCTTCGTGATTCAGCCCCATGAGGTCGAGAGCTTCCTTGTTCCGCTTCCCGTGGGCCGAATTCCTGGAGTTGGGCAGGTCACGGAAGCCCGCATGAAGGCCGTTGGCATCGCAACCGTTGGCGACCTTTGCGCGATGGAGATGGTCATGCTGGAAGGCTACTTTGGCCGCTATGGCCGGCGGCTGTATGAGCTCGCGCGCGGCATCGATCACAACCCCGTCATCGCGAACCGCGCGAGCAAATCGATCTCCGCGGAAGACACGTTTCCGGTAGACATCCCGCTCCCGGAGACCGAGCCGCTCCTGCGTAAGCTGGCGGAGAAGGTATGGGTGGCTTCGCGTCAGAACGCACGGATGGCGAGGACAGTTGTCTTGAAGCTGAAGACGAAGGAGTTCAACACCCTGACGCGCAGCCTGACTCCACCCACCATGCCAGCGTCGCTCGAGGAGTTCGCCAATGTGGCCGTCTCGCTTGCCGAACGCGTCGACCTTGGCCCCAATCAGCTCTTCCGCCTCGTGGGCGTGGGGTTGAGCAACTTCCAGGTTGAACAGGTCATCGAAACGCCGCTCTTCAGTAATGACGAAGGCGATCAGGCTTTGATTGCCTCCTCTTCTGAAGATCAATCTGCACTGCCATCAGACATCCTCGATAGCCTTCAATCTGCTAGAAAGTAAGAGGAGATACGGATGAAGCTACTGAGGTACGGGAACAAAGGATTCGAACGACCGGGGATGCTGGATGAAGCGGGCAAGCTGCGCGACCTCTCCGGAGTGGTGCCGGACATCGCGGGAGCGGTGCTTTCGCCGGACTCGCTGAAGAAGCTGCTGGAACTGGATGCGTCGACACTGCCGGTGGTCGATGGCCCTTATCGCGTAGGCCCATGCGTGGGTGCGGTGGGCAAGTTCATCTGCATCGGCCTTAACTACTCCGATCATGCAGCGGAATCGGGAATGGCGGTACCCAAGGAGCCGGTGGTCTTCATGAAAGCGACCTCGTCGATCATTGGCCCCGATGACGATGTGATGATCCCGAGGGACTCTCTGAAGACCGACTGGGAGGTTGAGCTTGGAGTGGTGATTGGCAAAGAGGCAAAGTATGTCGATGAGGCCGAGGCACTCTCATATGTCGCGGGATATTGCGTTGTGAACGACCTCTCGGAGCGTGCTTTTCAGCTTGAGGGTACCGGCCAATGGGTAAAGGGCAAGAGCGCCGACACCTTCGGCCCGATCGGCCCGTGGCTGGTGACCACGGATGAAGTCCCCGATCCGGGGAGTCTGCACCTTTGGCTCGAGGTCGACGGGCACAGATTCCAGGATGGCACGACGGCGACAATGGTCTTCGGGGTCGCCCATCTGGTGAGCTACCTGAGCCGGTTCATGAGCTTGCAGCCGGGCGACATCATCTCGACGGGCACGCCTCCAGGAGTCGGGCTTGGCCAGAAGCCTCCCATCTATCTGAAGGCAGGCAACAAGATGAGGCTCGGCATCGATGGTCTGGGCAAGCAGACGCAGAATGTCGTCGCCTACTCGCCGAACCTCTGACGACCTGCATCACCGAATGTGGATAACGACGCCGGCCCCAAGCTGGATATTGTTTTGCACGTCCGACGTTCCATTCGGAAACTGAGTGCGAACCCAGTCGGCTTGAATGACGCGAAGAGAGATGCGTGGCGTGAGATCGAGGTCCACGCCACCGCCAACCTTGACGCAAAGTGAACTCGCTGAGGATGAAGGTCCAGTAGCTCCAGCGAAGACGCTGTTTGAGGCATGGGCTTCGCCAAAGAGCACATGCCCGAAGAGTGAGGAGTTGTAGTAGTCCGCACGCGACGGCGCGATCCACTTGTATTGTGGTCCGGCGGTGAAAGTCAATAGTTCAAGGCTGACGCCGGTGGAGCTGATCTTCGCACTCTGTGAACCAGCAAAGTCTCCGGCAACTCCGAATCCCTTCCACAACGAGACGCCAACCATCGCGCTTCCTCCCTGCAGCCAGAAGGTGTGGCCCGGCAGCGTATTCGAGCGGTTGGCATCGTAGAGCACCGCAGCATCGAGGCCCATCGTCGCCTTCGCAGTCGCTTGAGCCCGCGCCGAGGCAACTGGAATGAGAAGGATTAGAAGACTGATGGCGAGCTGGCGCATCGTTTGCCGTTACCCTTTCTTCATTGAACGTTCAACTGCAGCGACGTTGTATGCGTCAGCGTTCCACTGGCGGCAGTGACAGTGAGCGTGTAGTTGCGCGAGGCCTGGCCTAGATACCCAGTGCTGCCGCAGCCTGTAAGGACGATGAGAGCGCCAGTGCCGGCAAGCACGATCACCGTCATGTAAAGAGCGCGCGAAAGTGAGCTGGCGGCTCTTCTGAAGCGGCGCAGCGTTGCAAAGGGCAGGAGAAACAGAGTAAGGGCCATGGCGAGGGTGGAAGGCAACCGGTGAAGACCCGCCACTTCCTTAGCCACGGTCACGGTCATCGTTGTTGAAGTGGCTGCATCTCCGGGAGTCAGCGTAGCTGGCGAGAACGTCGCTGTTGCTCCGGCCGGGAGTCCGGTGACGGAGAACGTGATGGGGTTTGGGAAGCTGGTGTTCGGCGTGGCAGTCAACTGGTAGGCAACGCTCTTGCCAGGGAGCACAGTCATTGCCGGCTGGACTGCCGCAAACGTGAAGTCACCCGTGGAGGCAGCAAGCGCGGCCGATGTGCCTCCAACATAATCACTGTCACCGCTGTAGGTCGCGGTGACAGAGTGAACACCGGCTGCGAGCGAGGTAACCGTATAGGTCGCCACTCCGGCGACGAGCGGGGATGAGCCGATGAGAGTATTGCCATCGTAAAAGCCAACGGTTCCGGTCGGAACTCCACTCGTGAACGACGTCACGTTCGCGGTGAAGGTAAAGGCGGCACCAGACCCAGGCGTACCTGTCAGTGTGATCTTGATGATCGCCTTGTTCACCGTAAGCACAGAGGATGAGCTGTTGCTGGCGACAAAGTTTGCATCACCGGCATAGGCCGCCGAGAGACTGTGCTGAGCTACCGAGAACGAGTTCACGCTGAGAAGCGCCTGTCCGTTCGACAGATTCGACTGACCGAGGACCGTGCTGCCATCGAAGAACTTCACCGTGCCGGTCGCCGTGTAGTTCGAGGCCGAGGGAGGTGCAATCGCCGTCGTCAACTGCACCACCTGTCCGTACTCGACCGATGAAGTCGGAGAGATCGTGAGTGTGTCGGTTGTCGCAATGGGCGTTCCGGTAAGGGAGATGGGGGAGGAGGTGCTCGCCGCATAGAGAGTATCGCCAGCGTAGGTCGCGGAGATCGCATGGGCTATCGCCGCACCCGGAACCACAACCGATGCCAGGGTCGCAGTGGCCGACCGCGTGATCTGGAGCGGACGGATGCTGGTCGAACCGCCGCCCACGTTCGTGATTGCAAGATCCTGGGTCCCGTCGCCGTCGAAGTCCGCCGTAGTTACTGACGCCGGGGAGTCGAGGTTTGCGACGACGGAGTTCGTGCCATTTGAAAATGCGCCGGTGCCGTCACCGAACAAGACCGTCGCCGTATTCGCGTTGCCGTTCGTGACGATGAGGTCCTGTTTACCGTCGCCGTTGAAGTCGCTTACGGCGATGGCGCTGGGACTATCGCCCGTGCTGTAAGGCGAGCCGGACGCGGCCAGACGTGTGCCTGTGTTCAGCAGGATCGAGAGCGTGTTGCCGGTCGCGCTGACTACGGCTAGGTCTGCCTTGCCGTCCGCGTTGAAGTCGCCCACAGTCGCCGACACCGGGTAGGACAGGGTTGCGAAGGGCGAGCCCGGCAGGGGCGTGAATCCTCCAACGCCATCTCCCTTAAGGATGGTGACGTTGTTCGAGGTCGTATTGACTACGGCAAGATCGAGGAAGCCATCGCTGTTGAAGTCAGCTGCCCCGATCCACGATGGATTTTGTCCCACGGCGTAGGTTGTGGACGGGTTGGAGGCAAAACCGCCGCTGCCATCGTTGATCAGAACCGTGATCGTGGAGTCGTACACGTTTGCAACTGCGATATCGGGCAGACCGTCGCCGTTGAAGTCGCCTGCGACGATCGACTGCGGGCCGCTGCCAACGGTCACGTTCGGGCCGGCGCTGAATCCGCCACTGGCGTTTCCGAAGAGGATGGAGATGCTACCGGCCACCGCATTCGCCGAGAGGATGTCGAGGTGGCCATCGGCATTGAGATCGGCAACCGCGAGCGCTGTCGGTCCAGCCCCAACCGCAAAGGGCGATCCTGCTGCCTGGGTAAAAGCTCCCGTTCCGTCGCCAAAAAAGACGCTTATCGTGTTGTCCTGAAGATTCGCAGTGGCGAAGTCAGGGATGCCGTCGTTGTTGAAGTCTCCCGAGATCACAGCGGCAGGGATCGCGCCAACCGTGACCGGCGAGGTAGGGATGGTTATGAAGTCGTACAGGGGCGCAGCAGCTATCGATATATCTGCCGAGCCCAGCAGAAGATTTTTGTTGCTGGTGTCGATGAAGCTCACCATCTCGCTGCCGGCCGGAGTGGCGAGCCCGTGATAACCAACCGTGGCGGTCAGAGAGTAGTTGGCGGCACTTCCGCTGCTGGCGGCAACCGTGTTCGAAGCTGCCGTGCCGCTGACGCTGATAGAAGCGGTTGAGGACGCGCTTGCAAATGCCGCGTGCGTGCCGGCGAAGATGGCATTCACCGAGTGATCGCCAGGGCCAAAGATGTGTTTGAGCACAGCCGCGCCGCCAGTCGAGATCTGCGCAGAGCCAAGCACCGCCGGGCCCTCGCAGTAGATGGCGGTGGCGTCACAGAAGGTCACGAGCCCAGCAGCGACCGGGGCTCCCGAAGCAGTCACGGTAGCGGTCAGAACCACCGCCGTTCCCGTCGTCACAGAGTTGCTGGAGATCGTCAAGGTAGTGCTGGTGGTGAGAGGCGAAGTCGCCCAAAGGCTGGCCGCATCTCCACCAACGGCAAGAACAAGTGCGGCGACAAGAAGCTTTCTGCGAGTGAAGGACATCATTCCGCACCTCCTGCCCAGGTCTTGGCCCCGTCGAATAGAAGGGCCTCAATATCCGGGTTCGGATCGGGTTCCCAATCTCGATTCCAGAGCGGCGGACGTTCAAGTTCCGACACCTTTTGCGTCGATGGCGTAACCGTGACCTGGACTGTGATCGGAGCCGAGGTGCCGGAGGCGTTGGTGATGGTGTAGGTAAAGGTGACGATCTGGGTCGACGTAATGTTCGGATCGGGGATGTAGAGGATGTCCAGCCCCTTGACCACCGCGCGGCCACTAGGAGGCGGAGTGACGATGGTAATCCCGGTAAAGGGCCCGCTGGTCGCATTGGCGGTGACGTGCATGGAGGATGGAAGGGAAGCAGAGGCGGTCGCGGTGGTGTTCTGTCCAGTGGGAGGGGGCTCCGCAGTCACCGAGTTAGAAGGCACCGAAGCCGGGCCGGTTCCGGCACTGTTGGTGGCTGTAACCGTGAAGCTGTACGAGGTGCCATTGGTCAAACCTGTGACCGTGATCGGAGGTGCGGTTCCGGTCGCGGTGAAGCCACCAGGTGACGAGGTCACCGTATATCCGGTGATGGATGCGCCGCCGGTGAAGGAAGGGGCGGTGAAACTGACGGTGGCCTGGGTGTCTCCGGGTGTCGCTTTGATGGCTGTCGCAGGGCCGGGGACGGCAGCGACGATTGAGAAAGACCGCGAGACCGTCGGGGCAGGCGCAAAGGTAGCGTTGCCCGCTTGGTCGGCGTGAATGGTGCAGGTGCCGACGGTGACGGAGGTCAGCGATCCCGAAGAGGTGATCGTGCAAACCGCTGGCGTGGTCGAGGTAAAGGTGACGGCAAGACCTGAGGTCGAAGTTGCGCTGAGAGTGCTTTGTCCGCCAAAGCTCTGTGGGCCGGGGTTGGCAAAGGTGATGGTCTGGGCGCTCACGGGCGTGATCGCATTCGACGGAGCCGAAGCCGAGCCTGTACCCGCGCTATTGGTTGCCTTGACGGAGAAGGTGTAGGAGGTGCCATTGGTCAGCCCCGTCACCGTGATCGGAGAGGCACTGCCCGTTCCCGCAAGCCCACCGGGCGACGAGATCACCGTATAGCTCGTAATCGGAGATCCGCCGTCCGACGCTGGCGGGGTGAACGCGACCGAGGCCTGTCCGTCACCGGCGACTGCCTGGCCTACCGTGGGGGTACCGGGAACGGTTGCGGGAGTGACGGCGTTCGACGCCGCCGAGGGCAGGCTGGTTCCTGCGCTGTTGGTCGCGGTGACGGTGAAGGTGTACGCAGTCCCGTTGCTAAGTCCCGTCACCGTGATTGGAGACGCCGGGCCAGTCGCTGTGATGCCGCCCGGTGACGAGGTCACGGTATAGCTCGTAATCGGCGAGCCTCCCGTCGATGCGGGAGCGGTGAAGGTCACGGTCGCCTGCGCGTTGCCGCCCGTGGCTGTGCCAATCACCGGCGGGCCTGCGGTTGCAGCCGCGGTCACTGAGTTCGAAGGTGCGGAAGCCGCACCGGTACCGGCGGCATTGGTGGCAGTCACGGTAAAGGTGTAGGCTGTCCCGTTCGTAAGGCCAGATACGACGATGGGAGAGGAGCTTCCTGTCCCGGTCAGGCCGCCGGGTGACGAGGTCACCGTGTAGCTGGTGATCGGCGATCCGCCATTCGACGCAGGCGGCGTAAAGCTGACCGAGGCCTGCCCGTTACCCGCGGTTGCTGTGCCCACCGTCGGTGTGCCGGGAACCGTCGCAGCGGTCACCGAGTTCGAAGCAGCAGAAGCTGGGCTGGTGCCAGCGGCGTTGGTCGCCGTCACGGTGAAGGTATAGGCCGTCCCGTTGGTGAGACCTGCAACAACGATGGGCGACGAAGTCCCAGTGCCGGTGAAGCCACCCGGAGATGAGGTGACCGTGTAGCTGGTGATCGGCGACCCACCGTTCGACGCCGGAGGTGTGAAGGTGACCGAGGCCTGCCCGTTGCCTCCGGTTGCCATCCCGACTGTGGGCGTGCCGGGGACGGTTGCGGCTGTGACCGAGTTCGACGGTGACGAAGCCGCGCCGGTGCCGACAGCGTTGGTCGCCGTAACGGTAAACGTGTAGGCGGTTCCATTCGTGAGACCCATCACAACGATTGGAGACGACGTGCCAGTACCAGTAAGCCCGCCCGGAGACGACGTCACGGTGTAGCCGGTGATCGCCGACCCGCCGTTCGATGCTGGGGGAGTGAACGCTACCGACGCCTGTCCGTTGCCTCCAGTAGCCGTGCCAACCGTTGGCGCGCCCGGAACCGTCGCTGCGGTGACGGAGTTCGAAGCAGCCGACGCCGCGCTCGTTCCAGCAGCGTTGGATGCGGTGACCGTGAAGGTATAGGCAGTTCCGTTGGTGAGACCCATCACCGTTATCGGCGAGGAGGTTCCTGTACCAGTCAGCCCTCCCGGAGACGAGGTCACAGTGTAGCCAGTGATCGCAGAGCCGCCGTTTGATGCTGGCGGAGTGAAGGTGACCGATGCTTGCCCGTTGCCTCCAGTGGCCGTCCCCACTGTGGGCGCACCCGGAACCGTGGCCACGGTCACTGAGTTCGACGCGGCGGATGCCGGTCCCGTTCCGACTGCATTGGACGCTGTCACCGTGAAGGTGTACGCCGTGCCATTGGTAAGACCCATCACGACGATAGGGGACGATGCGCCCGTTCCTGTGAATCCTCCGGGGGATGAGGTGACAGTGTAGTTGGTGATCGCTGAACCGCCATTCGACGCAGGAGGGGTGAACGCCACCGAAGCCTGTCCGTTGCCCGGAGTGGCCGTCCCCACCGTCGGCGTGCCGGGAACCGTAGCAGCGGTCACCGAGTTCGAAGCGGCAGAAGCCGCACTGGTGCCAACCGCGTTGGTCGCGGTGACGGAGAAGGTGTACATCGTGCCGCTGGTCAGACCGGTCACCACGATCGGGGAAGAGGTGCCCGTCGCGGTAATGCCGCCGGGCGAAGAAGTCACGGTATAGCTGGTAATCGCCGACCCGCCATTTGACGCTGGCGGAGTGAAGGCGACCGAGACCTGACCGTTGCCGACCGTGGCTGCACCGATGGTGGGCGTGCCGGGAGCGCTCGCCGCGGTCACAGAGTTCGACGGAGCAGACCCAGGCCCCGTGCCCGCGGCATTTGTCGCAGTGGCCGAGAAGGTATAGGCCGTCCCATTCGTAAGCCCCGTGACGATGATCGGAGACGACGTGCCCGTCGCGGTGATGCCACCCGGAGAGGAGGTCACCGTGTAGCTGGTGATCGCGGAGCCACCGTTCGACGCTGGTGGAGTGAAGGCAACGGAGACCTGTCCGTTGCCGACCGTGGCTGTCCCGATGGTGGGCGCGCCCGGAACCGTAGCGGCGGTGACCGAGTTCGATGGAGCGGACGCCGCGCCCGTGCCGACCGCATTGGTTGCGGTGACGGTAAAGGTATAGGCAGTTCCGTTCGTAAGTCCCGAGACAACGATGGGAGAGGACGCTCCGGTCCCAGTAAACCCGCCAGGAGATGAAGTCACGGTGTAGCTGGTAATCGCCGACCCGCCATTCGACGCTGGAGCGGTGAAGGCGACCGAGGCCTGCCCGTTGCCTCCAGTCGCTGCCCCAACCGTGGGTGTGCCCGGAACCGTGGCCGGAGTGACGGAGTTCGACGCCGCCGACGCGGTTCCTGTTCCAACAGCATTGGTAGCCGTCACCTTGAAGGTGTACGCCGTCCCGTTGGTCAACCCGGTAACGACAATGGGGGATGAAGCCCCGGTCCCGGTAAGACCGCCGGGAGTGGAGGTGACGGTGTAGCTCGTGATCGCCGAGCCGCCATTCGACGCGGGAGCCGTAAAGGTGACACTCGCCTGCGCGTTGCCCGCAGTGGCAGTTCCGATGGTGGCCGCTCCGGGAACCGTAGCTGGGGTGACGGAGTTCGAGGCGGCGGAAGCTGCGCCGGTGCCCGTAGTATTCGTTGCCGTCACCGTGAAGGTGTAAGCCGTGCCGTTGGTGAGTCCGGTGACAACGATCGGAGACGAAGCTCCTGTCCCGGTCAGTCCACCGGGCGAGGAGGTCGCCGTGTAGCTGGTGATCGCCGATCCGCCGTTCGATGCCGGAGCGGTGAAGGCGACCGAAGCCTGCCCGTTGCCCCGCGTGGCCGTACCAATCGTCGGCGCTCCCGGAACCGAGGCCGCGGTCACCGAGTTGGAAGCGGACGAAGACGCACTGGTGCCAAGCGCATTCGTGGCCGTTACGGTGAAGGTATAAGCTGTCCCGTTCGTAAGTCCGGTAACGACGATCGGCGAGCTAACGCCCGTTCCCGTGAATCCACCCGGAGACGAGATGACCGTATAGCTGGTAATCGCCGAGCCGCCGTTCGACGCCGGTGCAGTAAACGCAACCGATGCCTGAGCGTTGCCCGGAGTTGCCGTGCCAATCGTCGGCGCTCCGGGAACCGTGGCCGGAGTGACCGAGTTCGATGCAGCGGAGGCTGTGCTTGTGCCCGCCGAATTGGTCGCGGTGACGGTGAAGGTGTACGCCGTCCCGTTTGCAAGTCCGGAGACAGTGATCGGAGAGGCAGTTCCGGTCCCGGTCAGACCCCCTGGGGAAGAAGTGACGGTGTAGCCCGTGATCGCCGAGCCACCGTTTGAAGCTGGCGCAGTAAACGTGACCGAGGCCTGGGCATTGCCGCGCGTCGCGGTCCCGATCGTCGGCGCGCCCGGAACTGTCGCTGGCGTGACCGAGTTCGACGCTGCCGAG
This Granulicella aggregans DNA region includes the following protein-coding sequences:
- a CDS encoding beta strand repeat-containing protein, with the protein product MMSFTRRKLLVAALVLAVGGDAASLWATSPLTTSTTLTISSNSVTTGTAVVLTATVTASGAPVAAGLVTFCDATAIYCEGPAVLGSAQISTGGAAVLKHIFGPGDHSVNAIFAGTHAAFASASSTASISVSGTAASNTVAASSGSAANYSLTATVGYHGLATPAGSEMVSFIDTSNKNLLLGSADISIAAAPLYDFITIPTSPVTVGAIPAAVISGDFNNDGIPDFATANLQDNTISVFFGDGTGAFTQAAGSPFAVGAGPTALAVADLNADGHLDILSANAVAGSISILFGNASGGFSAGPNVTVGSGPQSIVAGDFNGDGLPDIAVANVYDSTITVLINDGSGGFASNPSTTYAVGQNPSWIGAADFNSDGFLDLAVVNTTSNNVTILKGDGVGGFTPLPGSPFATLSYPVSATVGDFNADGKADLAVVSATGNTLSILLNTGTRLAASGSPYSTGDSPSAIAVSDFNGDGKQDLIVTNGNANTATVLFGDGTGAFSNGTNSVVANLDSPASVTTADFDGDGTQDLAITNVGGGSTSIRPLQITRSATATLASVVVPGAAIAHAISATYAGDTLYAASTSSPISLTGTPIATTDTLTISPTSSVEYGQVVQLTTAIAPPSASNYTATGTVKFFDGSTVLGQSNLSNGQALLSVNSFSVAQHSLSAAYAGDANFVASNSSSSVLTVNKAIIKITLTGTPGSGAAFTFTANVTSFTSGVPTGTVGFYDGNTLIGSSPLVAGVATYTVTSLAAGVHSVTATYSGDSDYVGGTSAALAASTGDFTFAAVQPAMTVLPGKSVAYQLTATPNTSFPNPITFSVTGLPAGATATFSPATLTPGDAATSTTMTVTVAKEVAGLHRLPSTLAMALTLFLLPFATLRRFRRAASSLSRALYMTVIVLAGTGALIVLTGCGSTGYLGQASRNYTLTVTAASGTLTHTTSLQLNVQ
- a CDS encoding glycoside hydrolase family 43 protein encodes the protein MAKLRWQNDVNSRKTTEAGLVSGRAFLCLLLAMLANIIIARGQQGSTALLTLPNMPLHDPWMLANEADKTYYLYTSNVPKLSGVSVAGTMVYRSVDLKHWEPPVLVFRTSEMRWAQSGAWAPEVHRWKGKYYLFTTVFDDSKPLPPGRNAVRPAYRRGTISAVSDSPLGPFHPVNPDAPLPPSDFMTLDGTLYVDPVGKPWLVYAHEWLQKTDGTIEAVQLTDDLAKSAAPPIFLFKASDAPWLDKDVVPSTESSQYVTDGPELFRTHDGHLLMLWSSYSNDSKYIQTIARSKTGAINGPWEQLAPLVYEDSGHGMLFHAFDGQLMMILHRPFKNARGKVYDMQDAGDHLEIVRERTDLDAP
- a CDS encoding PGN_0703 family putative restriction endonuclease, translated to MLCADQTEIVIPAGLSLRSELSLRSLRLAVLSGHLHERTDGQVPSILFGQDEHGRHGNFHPDAYAAILQRADWAKRLEKVHTASKRMKPRSNWQWKELDCSNSSDALLMNIFCHPGTMASRSLRTLLNVEGSDEPEFGFKPRVPLQRAKSDATEVDLSLGDLLIEAKLTESDFQWAAPKLVSRYRDLETVFDVSELPMRDGRHAGYQLIRGTLAAYALGCSFCVLCDARRPDLIETWFKVMRAVIYTELRCRLKLLTWQELAFYLPQDLREFLAAKYGIFPVP
- the dinB gene encoding DNA polymerase IV → MIEPPPPRKIVHVDMDAFYASVEQRDNPELRGRPVVVAWRGSRSVVCAASYEARKFGVRSAMPAVRAERLCPEAVFIPPDFVRYKAVSKAVRQIFERHTDLIEPLSLDEAYLDVTENKLGLATATRVAKRIRQEIREELNLTASAGVAPNKFLAKIASDWRKPDGLFVIQPHEVESFLVPLPVGRIPGVGQVTEARMKAVGIATVGDLCAMEMVMLEGYFGRYGRRLYELARGIDHNPVIANRASKSISAEDTFPVDIPLPETEPLLRKLAEKVWVASRQNARMARTVVLKLKTKEFNTLTRSLTPPTMPASLEEFANVAVSLAERVDLGPNQLFRLVGVGLSNFQVEQVIETPLFSNDEGDQALIASSSEDQSALPSDILDSLQSARK
- a CDS encoding fumarylacetoacetate hydrolase family protein, which translates into the protein MKLLRYGNKGFERPGMLDEAGKLRDLSGVVPDIAGAVLSPDSLKKLLELDASTLPVVDGPYRVGPCVGAVGKFICIGLNYSDHAAESGMAVPKEPVVFMKATSSIIGPDDDVMIPRDSLKTDWEVELGVVIGKEAKYVDEAEALSYVAGYCVVNDLSERAFQLEGTGQWVKGKSADTFGPIGPWLVTTDEVPDPGSLHLWLEVDGHRFQDGTTATMVFGVAHLVSYLSRFMSLQPGDIISTGTPPGVGLGQKPPIYLKAGNKMRLGIDGLGKQTQNVVAYSPNL